From a single Arachnia propionica genomic region:
- a CDS encoding type II toxin-antitoxin system VapC family toxin, whose translation MIVDPSAIAAILLREPEGEHFRAVLEKHGALMSAPSYLELAIVLASKGVSNAGPTLDAVLSGLGVDVVPFTPHQARLAQEAHQRFGRGSGHPAKLNFGDCITYALAKDLGEALLYKGDDFGHTDLQLAP comes from the coding sequence ATGATCGTGGACCCGTCGGCCATCGCGGCAATCCTCCTGAGAGAGCCGGAAGGGGAGCATTTCCGCGCAGTGCTCGAGAAACACGGTGCGCTCATGTCTGCCCCGAGTTATCTGGAGCTGGCGATAGTACTGGCGAGCAAAGGCGTATCCAACGCAGGTCCAACGCTGGATGCTGTTCTATCGGGTCTTGGTGTCGACGTCGTGCCGTTCACGCCTCACCAGGCCCGGCTGGCCCAGGAAGCCCACCAGAGATTCGGACGAGGCAGCGGACATCCTGCGAAGTTGAACTTCGGCGACTGCATTACCTACGCGCTGGCAAAGGATCTGGGTGAGGCCCTGCTGTACAAAGGAGATGATTTCGGCCACACGGATCTACAGCTCGCACCGTGA